The genomic region CCGAACGCCGACGCCGTAGCCGAAGCCGCTACCGGGTTTGTCGCGCACCCCTGCCGGATCTCCGGGAACGTCCCCTCCGGTGCCCAAATCGGTCGCCGCGTCGAAAAAGAGCGCGCCGCCGACGATCGCGTAAATCGGGAACCGATATTCCGCCGTGGCTTGCACGAAACTGCGCCCGGTTCCGAGTTCCCCTTCCCCGTAACCGCGCACCGTGGTACTCCCTCCCAAGGAAAAGGCTTCGTAAGGGGGCAGATCGCCGATCGTCGTGCCGCCTTGCACGCTCAGGGCGAGGGTTTCGGCGCCGTCGGAGAATTTGACGATATCGAGGGGGACGTAGTAGCTGTAGCTGCTACGCAGTTGAGTCATAAAAATATTGCCGAGTCCGATGGGAACCGACTGTTCCGCACTGACTCGGAAGAGACTTCCGGCGGTGGGTTGCGCTCGGTTGTTGCGGCGATCGCGCGAGGCGGCTAACTGCACGGTCAACAGGTCGTCTTCCCCGTCGCCGCTAAAGCTCAAATCGTTGCCGAGTTCGTCTTCCGGTTCGATGTCGCCGTCGGAATCGCGAATGCTGACGCGCTGGTATTTGGCCCCGAGGGAAGCCCGCCAGTCGTTTTCTAAGGGACGGGAGAAGGTGACGCCGCCGCCCAACCGCAGCACCCGAGGGCGATCGCCATTATCGAGCTCGACGTCGTTGTCCCCGCCGTCAAAAATCAGAGAAATCGATCGCCGTCGGAAGGCGTTGACCGTGTACGAGGTACGATTTTCATCCCCGGCAATCCACGGGTCGGTAAAGTTCACGTCGAACAGCAATTCGCGTTGACCGACTTGCAATTCCGCCCCGAGTTTGAGGTTGCGTCCGAGTAAGTTCTGCTCTTGGTAGCTGACCGTTCCAAATAACCCGCTTGCGGAACTAATCCCGGCCCCGGCGGCGATCGATCCGGTGTTTTTCTCCAGAACATTAATCACGACCACCACATTACGGGGGTTTTCGCCGGGATTGAGGGAAATCTGCACGTCTTCAAAGATGCCCAAACCGAACACCCGTTGCAAATCCCGTTCGACTTGTCCCCGGTTGAACACTTCCCCGGGTTCTAACTCCAACTCCCGGGTGATGATATATTCCCGGGTTCGCCCTTTAATCGGTTGCCCTTCTTCATCGACGGTTTCGCCGTCTTCGTTAATAAAGCGAATTTGGATATCTTCGACTACCCCTTCGGCGACTTCGAGAATCGCGGTGCCTTCCGGGGTCACTTGGGGGGCGTCGATCACCTGGGCCAGCACGTAGCCGTTGGCTTGATACCACTCGTTGAGTTCTTTAATCCCGTTTTGGAAGCGGCGCAGGTTGAGGATTTCGCCGTACTGTTCGCCGAAAATTTCGTCGATGGTGGTTTGGGGTAAAACTTGGTTGCCGCGTATTTCGACCGCCTGTAAGACCGGGTTGGGTTCGACGACGAAGGTGACGCGCACCCCTAACGGCGTGTCTTCCGGTCGGGCTCGGACGTTGGAGAAATATCCGGTGGCAAAAATGGCGTTGATGTCTTCTTGCAGTTGCGATCGCGTCGTGGTCCGTCCCGGTCGCAGGGAAATGGCCCGGTAAACTTCATCTTCGAGTTCCGGTTCGCCTTCGACTCCTTCGACGACCACTTCGGCGACGAGGACTTCGGGTTCGCTCGTTTGGCTTCCCTCCGGTTGGGTTTCCGGTTCGTCTCTCGGAATCGGTAAGGGCGCTTGCGGACGGGAACGGGTCGGTTCGTCTTCCGTATCCCTAATCACTTCGGGGCTTCCGGTTCCGTCTTCCGTCGTGTCCGGCGTTTCGGTTTCGGTCTCGGCTTCCGGTTGGCTCCCTTCAGGCTCTCCGTCGGCTTCCTCCGCCGCCGAGGGCGCGTTGGTCGGGGGCTCGCCGGGTTCGTCGGGAACGGGAGGGTCGCTGACTTGTGCTTGCAGCCTCGGGGACGCCCCAGGGGTTAGATGGCTCTCCCCTGGGGCGTTCTGGGTGGCTTCGATCGCTTGCCATTCCCGGGAGATCGCCTCCCAATCCACCCTCCGAGCGCTCGTTGCGGACTCTGGGGCGATCTCGGGATCGGCGTCGGCGTTCCCGGCGGCGGCAGGGGTTTCGGTTCCACGGCCCCCTTCACCGAGGGATTGGGTTTGACCCGGTTGCGAGAAACTGAGAAGGGCTGAGGCAGCCAGAAGGGCTCCCCAGACTGGAGATAAGCGCATTTGTCGAGTTTTTGGCACGTCCACACACCACAGACAGAATACTATTGGGCTGCAAAGTCTGCATTCTTTGCCGTTTTTTGCCGTTTAATGGGGAGCTGACGGGGGCGTTTGAGCGAGAACCCGCTCTAACACTTTTTGATAGGCTCCTTCAACATTGCCCAAATCTTGCCGGAATCGGTCTTTGTCCATTACCCGTGCTTCGGGATCGCTTTGGCTGTCGTCCCACAACCGACAGGTATCGGGACTGATTTCGTCGGCTAAGATGAGGCGATCGCTCCCATCAATGCCGAATTCTAATTTGAAATCCACCAAGGTAATACCACATTGGTGGAAAAAGTCTTTGAGGATCTCGTCGATCCGCAGGGCCATGGTTTGGAGTTGTTGGAGCTGTTCGGCGGTCGCCAGCTCTAAGAGGAGCAGTCGGTCGCGCGTCAGGAGGGGATCTCCTAACTCGTCTTTCTTATAGAAGAACTCGACGAGGGGATGTTTCAAGACGGTGCCGACGGCTAACCCGGTTTGCTTGCACAAACTTCCGGCAGCAATATTCCTGACTACAACTTCTAAGGGCAAAATCCGCACGCGCCGGACTTTCATGCGATCGCCTGCCGTTTGCTCGACGAAATGGGTGGGGATTCCCGCCGCTTCGAGATGTTTGAATAAGGCGGCGGACAGGGTGCAGTTGACTTGCCCTTTCCCGACGATGGTTCCCCGTTTTTGGGCGTTGAAGGCGGTCGCGTCGTCTTTATAGTACGCCAATAAAATCTCTGGATCGTCGGTGGGATACAGGATTTTGGCTTTCCCTTCGTAAAGTTTTTCTGGCACGGACATCGGTGATAATGCTCGATTTTGATGGAACTGGGGTGGGGGTTGTCTCGCGATCGCGAGCCGTCATTTTTCCCCAATCATTCTATCGCTAGCTGGCGATCGCCCGATCGCTGGCGATCGCTTGCCCGATTTTTTGGTCTTTATTTCTCTTTTCTACCCGTTCTCGCTTCTGGGTTCCCTGATAGCATCGGGCAGATTGATTTTTTTGAGAATTAGCGATGTTATGGGGACGATTCTTGCGGCGCTCTTTCCCGGGGGCTTTTCCCGGGCGATCGCCCTTCACTCTGAAACCGATCGAATCGACGATTTAACCCACAATGAAAGGAGATCGCTCCCGATCGCCTTCTGCCTCGATCGCGGTGTTTAAAAGCCTGTATTTCTGTAACTTCCGTTACCTTAAAATATCTATTTCAAGAATAGACTAAAGATCGAATGACACATCAATCTCGTTCGTTAATTAATATTATGAAAATCTCAATTGTATTATCAAAAATTGACTCAATTCACCCCAAAATGCGATCGTCGAGCCTAAAAATCCTTAATTAAAGTTATTTCAACCGGGATTTAAATTCGGCAGAGTAGCCTATAAATCGAGAAGCGATCGCCCAAACTCTACCTAGATTACGCCGATGTTTCCAAACTTTTCTGAACCCTAGATCTTGCACTTGTAGCGGCTACGGTTCTCCCAAAAGAAAACCCCGAGACTTGTCAAGTTTTGGTGACCCTCGCGATCCCTATCCAAATTCTCTATAAAATCTATACCGAGAGCTCTTTTACCTCGTCGTTCTCCTCGGTGGCATCGTACCCTCGGGAGGGGGCGATCGCGAGGATCCCCCAAAAGTGCAAAGTACAAAAATCTTCAGATCGATCCTGGTAACTTTTCAGCGCTTTAGGTTAAGATTGAGTTAAAAGGCGTTAACCTTCAGTTAAAATACCGAGAAGACAGGTTTCAAAAGACCTAAATTCCATAGATTTACCCAGAAAAAATACCCAAGATATCGAACATTTTGATAACCGTCAGTTCCCGGGATCGTCGCGGCGAGTACAACGAACAAATAGGAATCGTCAAATCAGGATCGAGCGGGTAAATCCAGGCGGTCTGAAGCGCGCTCAAGCACTTATCAAGGAGAGATTGCCATGAACAGCTATGACTTCTTTTATCCTCGCAGTCGCTATCGCGGACCGTTTACCCCAGAAAATCTCGTCTTTGATGCCAACTTGCAAGAGTTCGCCCAAAAAGTGACGACGATTAGCTGTCTGGAAACTGGGGGAAAATTATCCCCCGAACAAGCCTATAACGAAATCGAGGCGCTCTGGCAAAAATTGCAAACTGCCAAACAAGAATTAGGCATCGGCGATAACGGTCACGACGGTCGAAGCCAACCCCGGGGGGGTGGCGCCCGGTGAATTGCTCACTTCGTGGTCATCGTATGCACCCCATCCCAATCTTCGGCGGGGGGATGTTCGAGATAATCGAGGGCACGTTGGAGGTGGATCTCGGTAGCGCGATCCTCGGGAAACAAGCGCGCTGCAGCGCGAAACTGCTCGATACAGGCGTCGAAGTCCCGCTTGATATAGGCATCCCGTCCGGCGCGGTAAAAGTCTAAAAAGCGCCGTTTCTCGTCGCTGAGGGGCATGGAGCGATCGCCGATCAACTCGTAAATGCTGACGGCTTCATTTTTGCCTTTGACCCGAATTTTATCTAACTCGCGCACCCAGAGGCGATCGCCGCACAGGTGATAGGTAAACTCGCTCAAAATAATATCGCAATGATATTCCTTAGTGACGCTTTCCAAACGCGCACTGAGGTTCACCCCGTCGCCAATCACCGTATAGTCCATGCGTTTTTGGCTGCCAATATTCCCCGAAACCACCTCCCCGGAACTAATACCGATCCCGATCCGGATTTTATGTTCCGGTTGGCGGCGGTTGAACTCGCGCAGGCGGCGGCGCATGTCCAGGGCCGACTGAACCGCCATCCAGGCGTGTTCTTCCAAGGGTAGGGGCGCGCCGAACACCGCCATCAGGGCATCGCCGATAAACTTATCGAGGGTTCCGTCGTGGTTGAACACCGCCTCGACCATGGTCTCGAAATATTGGTTGAGCAGGGAAACCACTTCCGACGCTTCCAAATTCTCAGTCAACGTCGTATAGCCGCGAATGTCGGAGAACAAGATCGTCACTTCCTTGCGTTCGCCGACCATCAACGAATCTTCTCCCAGGGCCATCACCCGTTCGGCGACCCCGGGGGTCATGTAACGGTACATGGTCGTCTTCATCCGTTTTTCGCGGCTGATATCTTCCAACACCACCAAACCGCCGCGTACCCCCCCTTCGGGATTGGTCAGGGGATTGACGGTCAAATTGAGACTGCGTTCGATTTCTTTGACCTGCTGTGTAGGAATCGGCTCGACCCCAGGGTTGGCGGGGTTTTCGTTCCAGGGAATGTAAAGACTGGGGTCGGCGCGATCGCGGATCGCCAAAATATAGCGATCGCCGTGCCGTTCGCCCTCGGACTCGCCCCCGGATGCGCCCGTTGCCGCTCTCGAACTCGGTTCTAGATACAACCCCACCGTCACACTCTGTTCCGGCACGTAGTGACGCGCCGCATGGCGCAAGCTGTCTTCCAACCGAAATTGCAAATTTTCGATCGGCACCACCTCCCAGACCGATCGCCCCTGTAATTTTTTCTCCCAGAACTGTAATTGAGACTTGTTCGACCCTTCCGCCGTCGGACAACCGAGCAGTTCTAAAGCCGCCTCGTTAATCGTCACGATCCGTCCTTGCATGTCCGTCGAAATCACCGCATCGGAAAGACTTTCGAGCATATCTTTCTGATACTGTTTTTCCAGCAGCACATTTTCAAACAGTTGGGCATTTTGCAGGGCAATCCCCGCTTGAGCGTTAAACGCCCGTAAAAAGGCTTCGTCGGCGGTGGTAAAACTGCCTTGATGCTTGTTAATCAACTGGGTGACCCCGATCAAATCTCCGGCAGCATTAAAGACGGGCATACAAAGAATATTGCGAGTTTGATATCCCGTGCGGCGATCGGTCGTCGGGTCGAAGCGGGGGTCGAGATAGGCGTCGGGGATGTTGAGGGTTGCCCCGGTGGAGGCGACGTACCCCGCAATCCCTTTATTGGCGGGGATGCGAATTTCGACCATCGTTTTGCCGTCGGCTTTGGCGACTTTCGTCCACAACTCGTTCGTTTCTTTACTGAGGAGAAACAAGGTGCTGCGATCGGCCTGCATCAAGTCTTTAGCCCGATCCATGACCGCGCGCAAGGTGGTTTCGAGGTCCAAACTCTGGCCCAAGGTCGTCGTCGCTTCTAACAGGGCGCTGGCGGCGCGTTGGTTGCGGGCGGCGACGTAGAAAGACTGACAGCTTTCGAGGATAATACCGATCGCGCTGGCGAATTCGCGAAATTGCTGCTCGTCCGCCTCGTCGAAAGGGATGCCATTTTCCTTGTTGAGCAGTTGGACGACCGCCACGGCGCGATCGCCGTCCTTACTGCTGAAAATAGGAATACAGAGTATATTTCGAGCCTCGCATCCCGGCGGTTCGTCCACTTCGCGATCGAACAGAGGATGGTTCGCCGCCTCGGTAATATTGAGTTCTTCCCCAGTTTTGGCGACGTGACCGAGAATCCCCACATTCATCGGCAGCCGAATTTCCGTAGTTTTGCCCGTTTCGCTGTCGCTAACTTGAGACCACAATTGCTCGCGATTCTGGTCTACTAAAAAAATGGTCGTCCGTTCGGCTTTGAGAATTTGACCGATTTTGAGGGTTAACGCATCGAGAATCTGATTGAGAATCGTTTCGAGGGCTTCGTTGCCAATCAGATCGATCGCCCGAAAATACTGTTGAAATTCCGCCGTGATAAAGTCGAGCAGGCAGACAAATTCACCAACTGGTAAATTACTGACCAGATTGGCAAGGACGCCACTTTGATTAACTTGCGTTAACCTAGCCAGAATGCTACCAGTCGGAGAAAATTGCATGTTTGCGAGGGTTTAAGGGGCATTCACGGGGGGACGACCGGGGTGTTGACACTTTTAAAACTCGTAGAACATCCCGTCTCGATAGAGAGGAAGCGAAACCAAATCTTTTCGACGTTCTTGCTTACGTTTAAATCGCCGTCAGTTCCGGCTTTTCATATCTTTTAAAGGGTCGAGTTTAGAGAGGAGTACAAGAGGTGCATAGAGCAAAATGACTTCAATTCGCGCAGGACGCCGTATATTTCGGCAACTGCTGTCAGCCTTCCAATATAGTACCCGAGCTGTCGGCTTGGTGTGGTCGAGCAGTCGAGCGCTGACGGTGGCCCTCGCCGTTTTAACCGTACTCGCCGGGTTGTTACCTGCGGGGGTGGCTTACCTGGGTAAGCTCATCGTCGATAGTGTGGTACGGGCCGCCGAAACTGGATTGGCGAGCGATCGCACCACCGCGATCGCCTACGTCGCCCTCGAAGCTGCCGCCGTTATGCTTTTAACCCTAACCCAACGGGGTCTGAATGTCTGCCAGTCGTTGCTACGGGTTCTACTCGGTCAACGGGTCAATGTTGCCATTTTAGAAAAAGCCCTCACCCTCAGCCTCCGTGATTTTGAGGATTCTGAATTGTACGACAAAATGACCCAGGCGCGCCGCCAAGCCTCCAATCGTCCCCTGTCTTTGGCGAATCGAACCTTTCGCCTGGTTCAAGATGTACTGGCGTTAGGCAGTTTTAGCGGCTTATTGATTCAATTTTCGCCGTTGGCG from Oxynema aestuarii AP17 harbors:
- a CDS encoding BamA/TamA family outer membrane protein, whose product is MRLSPVWGALLAASALLSFSQPGQTQSLGEGGRGTETPAAAGNADADPEIAPESATSARRVDWEAISREWQAIEATQNAPGESHLTPGASPRLQAQVSDPPVPDEPGEPPTNAPSAAEEADGEPEGSQPEAETETETPDTTEDGTGSPEVIRDTEDEPTRSRPQAPLPIPRDEPETQPEGSQTSEPEVLVAEVVVEGVEGEPELEDEVYRAISLRPGRTTTRSQLQEDINAIFATGYFSNVRARPEDTPLGVRVTFVVEPNPVLQAVEIRGNQVLPQTTIDEIFGEQYGEILNLRRFQNGIKELNEWYQANGYVLAQVIDAPQVTPEGTAILEVAEGVVEDIQIRFINEDGETVDEEGQPIKGRTREYIITRELELEPGEVFNRGQVERDLQRVFGLGIFEDVQISLNPGENPRNVVVVINVLEKNTGSIAAGAGISSASGLFGTVSYQEQNLLGRNLKLGAELQVGQRELLFDVNFTDPWIAGDENRTSYTVNAFRRRSISLIFDGGDNDVELDNGDRPRVLRLGGGVTFSRPLENDWRASLGAKYQRVSIRDSDGDIEPEDELGNDLSFSGDGEDDLLTVQLAASRDRRNNRAQPTAGSLFRVSAEQSVPIGLGNIFMTQLRSSYSYYVPLDIVKFSDGAETLALSVQGGTTIGDLPPYEAFSLGGSTTVRGYGEGELGTGRSFVQATAEYRFPIYAIVGGALFFDAATDLGTGGDVPGDPAGVRDKPGSGFGYGVGVRVQSPLGPIRVDYAFNDEGESRFHFGIGERF
- the purC gene encoding phosphoribosylaminoimidazolesuccinocarboxamide synthase, translating into MSVPEKLYEGKAKILYPTDDPEILLAYYKDDATAFNAQKRGTIVGKGQVNCTLSAALFKHLEAAGIPTHFVEQTAGDRMKVRRVRILPLEVVVRNIAAGSLCKQTGLAVGTVLKHPLVEFFYKKDELGDPLLTRDRLLLLELATAEQLQQLQTMALRIDEILKDFFHQCGITLVDFKLEFGIDGSDRLILADEISPDTCRLWDDSQSDPEARVMDKDRFRQDLGNVEGAYQKVLERVLAQTPPSAPH
- a CDS encoding DUF7219 family protein — its product is MNSYDFFYPRSRYRGPFTPENLVFDANLQEFAQKVTTISCLETGGKLSPEQAYNEIEALWQKLQTAKQELGIGDNGHDGRSQPRGGGAR
- a CDS encoding adenylate/guanylate cyclase domain-containing protein, with translation MQFSPTGSILARLTQVNQSGVLANLVSNLPVGEFVCLLDFITAEFQQYFRAIDLIGNEALETILNQILDALTLKIGQILKAERTTIFLVDQNREQLWSQVSDSETGKTTEIRLPMNVGILGHVAKTGEELNITEAANHPLFDREVDEPPGCEARNILCIPIFSSKDGDRAVAVVQLLNKENGIPFDEADEQQFREFASAIGIILESCQSFYVAARNQRAASALLEATTTLGQSLDLETTLRAVMDRAKDLMQADRSTLFLLSKETNELWTKVAKADGKTMVEIRIPANKGIAGYVASTGATLNIPDAYLDPRFDPTTDRRTGYQTRNILCMPVFNAAGDLIGVTQLINKHQGSFTTADEAFLRAFNAQAGIALQNAQLFENVLLEKQYQKDMLESLSDAVISTDMQGRIVTINEAALELLGCPTAEGSNKSQLQFWEKKLQGRSVWEVVPIENLQFRLEDSLRHAARHYVPEQSVTVGLYLEPSSRAATGASGGESEGERHGDRYILAIRDRADPSLYIPWNENPANPGVEPIPTQQVKEIERSLNLTVNPLTNPEGGVRGGLVVLEDISREKRMKTTMYRYMTPGVAERVMALGEDSLMVGERKEVTILFSDIRGYTTLTENLEASEVVSLLNQYFETMVEAVFNHDGTLDKFIGDALMAVFGAPLPLEEHAWMAVQSALDMRRRLREFNRRQPEHKIRIGIGISSGEVVSGNIGSQKRMDYTVIGDGVNLSARLESVTKEYHCDIILSEFTYHLCGDRLWVRELDKIRVKGKNEAVSIYELIGDRSMPLSDEKRRFLDFYRAGRDAYIKRDFDACIEQFRAAARLFPEDRATEIHLQRALDYLEHPPAEDWDGVHTMTTK